A genome region from Proteus vulgaris includes the following:
- the tnpA gene encoding IS200/IS605 family transposase, which yields MSNHNDLLAEFLRKRHSVSKLVVHLIFTTKYRRKLFDGQMLAQLRDAFDSAAAKLECEIIEMDGEPDHVHLLVAYPPKLAVSVMVNNLKSVSSRLLRQQNTHLRTQSKTGLLWSRSYFVCSTGGATIETLRAYVQSQSTLD from the coding sequence TTGAGTAATCATAATGATTTACTGGCGGAATTCCTCAGAAAGCGGCACAGTGTCAGTAAACTGGTCGTGCATCTGATCTTTACGACAAAGTATCGACGTAAGCTATTTGACGGACAGATGCTCGCTCAACTGCGTGATGCATTTGACTCCGCTGCGGCAAAACTTGAATGCGAAATTATTGAGATGGACGGAGAGCCTGACCATGTGCATCTGCTGGTTGCTTACCCGCCAAAACTGGCGGTCAGTGTGATGGTCAACAATCTGAAATCAGTATCGTCGCGCCTGCTGCGCCAGCAAAACACACATTTACGGACGCAAAGTAAAACGGGACTTTTGTGGTCAAGGTCGTACTTTGTCTGTAGCACCGGAGGGGCAACGATTGAAACACTCAGAGCCTACGTTCAGAGCCAGTCAACGCTTGATTGA
- a CDS encoding DUF4225 domain-containing protein, which produces MSKLRPNIFGKAIAINGDKTTTGATCIATIQNVSCHQKMALRVGDPTTICPKCGQAGKIATGENRINNHGKVQAVEGSIVQCGCPLGSNVVITDIPYSSPKVFSSQVNNDILSTSQTINGSSEQYIPVMVNEDDNRIRIDAQHLIDCANELCEKHLYYSEIKNEFKQDIESFSYGIVKKVESGQITYEQGSAEIKKEEKSLTDQSIDWIINGLSILGGLGMTIGGIGLCYTGLGCLIGAPLIAHGLNGIYEGGIGFYEGNSEVQGPLREGYKATAKALGFDESVGNLAYDLVDLGISVQGKLKLVPKLSKVYDERKIKPMALFYYGRKDLDYAFKQANKFFLNLEIASDAINLLKIKEDLKNAFVFDKESGNLMLSLSEPEKITNIEYIVEHCETVILVTGDPNSPPYYYRCLDKNGNPYKVSVDGILMDEQK; this is translated from the coding sequence ATGTCTAAATTAAGACCGAATATTTTTGGTAAGGCTATAGCCATAAATGGAGATAAAACAACAACGGGTGCTACTTGTATTGCTACCATTCAAAATGTAAGTTGTCATCAAAAAATGGCGCTTAGAGTAGGAGATCCTACCACTATTTGTCCTAAATGTGGGCAAGCTGGAAAAATTGCTACAGGCGAAAATAGAATCAATAATCATGGAAAAGTACAGGCTGTTGAGGGTTCAATTGTTCAGTGTGGGTGTCCTTTAGGTTCTAACGTTGTAATTACCGATATTCCATATTCAAGTCCTAAAGTATTTAGTTCACAAGTTAATAATGACATTTTATCTACATCACAAACTATCAATGGTTCTAGTGAGCAATATATCCCTGTTATGGTAAATGAAGACGATAATAGAATTAGAATAGATGCTCAGCATTTAATTGACTGTGCTAATGAACTTTGTGAAAAACACTTATATTACTCTGAAATAAAAAATGAATTTAAACAAGATATTGAATCTTTTTCATATGGAATAGTTAAGAAAGTTGAATCTGGTCAGATAACCTATGAACAAGGTTCGGCTGAAATAAAAAAAGAAGAGAAAAGTTTAACTGATCAATCAATTGATTGGATAATTAATGGTCTTTCTATTCTAGGCGGTTTAGGGATGACCATAGGAGGGATTGGTCTATGTTATACAGGGTTAGGGTGCTTAATTGGAGCTCCACTTATTGCTCATGGTCTCAATGGTATCTATGAAGGAGGTATAGGATTTTATGAAGGAAATAGTGAGGTGCAAGGTCCGTTGAGAGAAGGATATAAGGCAACAGCTAAAGCTCTTGGTTTTGATGAGTCAGTCGGAAACTTAGCTTATGACTTGGTTGATTTAGGGATTTCAGTTCAGGGTAAATTAAAATTAGTACCTAAGTTATCTAAAGTTTATGATGAAAGAAAAATAAAACCGATGGCTTTATTTTATTATGGTAGAAAAGATTTAGATTATGCATTTAAGCAAGCAAATAAATTTTTTCTTAATCTTGAGATTGCTAGTGATGCTATTAATTTATTAAAAATTAAAGAAGATTTAAAGAATGCTTTTGTATTTGATAAAGAGTCAGGGAATTTAATGTTAAGTCTTTCTGAACCGGAAAAAATTACCAACATAGAATATATTGTTGAACATTGTGAGACAGTTATCCTAGTTACAGGTGATCCAAACTCTCCCCCTTATTATTACCGATGTTTAGATAAGAATGGAAATCCCTATAAGGTAAGTGTTGATGGTATACTTATGGATGAACAAAAATGA
- a CDS encoding MFS transporter yields MTPFYNNFWKRNLIVCFIGSFSTVFAMTLMLPFLPLYVEELGVHGHAEIVQWSGVVFSATFITAGLIAPVWGRLGDRYGRKSMLVRASFGMAITVSLMGLATNIWQLVGLRLLAGLAGGYSSGATILIAVQAPKERIAWALGIVSSGVMAGNLVGPLAGGWLPGLIGIRTTFFYAAALIFLAFIMTLTLIREEVQKNTVSSTKKCMNWSQLPARSVIVCMLCTGLLLMLANMSIEPIITVYVQTLVSEASQITKVAGYVMAVAALGSIISASWLGKLADRIGHFRIIILALAAAGLLLIPQAFVTSGWQLIVLRFLMGLALGGLLPCIATVIRQRVPEGMVGSILGYSVAAQFAGQFIGPLIGGIVGGHIGMRAVFLATSFILLLGAIWNFKIYRKSATR; encoded by the coding sequence ATGACTCCTTTTTATAACAACTTTTGGAAGAGAAACCTGATTGTTTGCTTTATTGGCTCGTTCTCAACCGTCTTTGCAATGACTCTGATGCTACCATTTCTGCCTTTGTATGTCGAAGAACTTGGTGTTCACGGTCATGCTGAGATTGTTCAATGGTCTGGTGTGGTATTCAGCGCAACATTTATTACTGCCGGGTTGATTGCCCCAGTTTGGGGAAGACTCGGTGATAGATATGGACGCAAGTCGATGCTCGTGAGAGCCAGCTTTGGAATGGCTATCACGGTTTCACTTATGGGACTGGCAACAAATATCTGGCAATTAGTCGGACTGCGGTTGTTAGCTGGCCTTGCAGGAGGTTACTCATCCGGTGCTACGATCCTTATCGCTGTCCAAGCTCCCAAAGAACGTATCGCATGGGCGTTAGGGATCGTTTCATCCGGTGTCATGGCAGGTAATCTTGTTGGCCCCCTTGCCGGGGGATGGTTGCCGGGACTGATTGGCATTCGAACTACGTTTTTCTACGCAGCCGCCTTGATATTTCTGGCCTTTATTATGACCCTCACGCTCATCCGTGAAGAGGTGCAAAAAAACACAGTTTCATCGACAAAAAAATGCATGAACTGGTCGCAGTTACCTGCCCGTTCGGTGATTGTCTGTATGCTTTGTACCGGCTTATTGCTGATGCTGGCCAATATGTCGATAGAACCCATTATTACGGTCTATGTACAAACTCTCGTTAGTGAGGCATCTCAGATAACTAAAGTGGCAGGGTATGTAATGGCTGTCGCGGCCTTGGGCAGTATCATTTCCGCATCTTGGCTTGGAAAGCTAGCCGACAGAATAGGACATTTCCGCATCATCATACTGGCGTTAGCTGCTGCCGGATTGTTGCTGATCCCTCAGGCATTTGTTACCTCGGGCTGGCAGCTTATTGTTCTGCGTTTCCTTATGGGGCTTGCACTAGGTGGATTATTACCCTGTATTGCAACGGTAATACGTCAGCGCGTACCAGAAGGAATGGTAGGAAGTATTCTCGGCTATTCTGTAGCCGCACAGTTTGCAGGCCAGTTCATCGGACCGCTGATAGGCGGAATTGTCGGTGGTCATATCGGGATGCGGGCAGTATTTCTAGCAACTAGCTTTATATTGCTGCTCGGTGCGATTTGGAATTTTAAAATATATCGCAAGTCAGCTACACGTTGA